Proteins encoded in a region of the Apostichopus japonicus isolate 1M-3 chromosome 19, ASM3797524v1, whole genome shotgun sequence genome:
- the LOC139959908 gene encoding THAP domain-containing protein 1-like: MREVCAAKNCGWVYQKNVRVKVFSFPIEDEELNQKWRTNMKVPEDFKPSRSSHHGICEQHFLKKCFFDFEQGSRLKEKAVPTLLQVGPKKVWRKVAPDYEALGEESVPTPEELQPQIQHDHTYLEGATEETLAVTPSKRKRTTVSYAAEDPSAYVAEIEELKRQVHSQSILIKRLEEKVRRRDSRKLDLDFAIDKLKSILQCCECGLKPSSEGELAKMLKRSKEDTPGKKTTTTTTRASPNQPTQVVCRNDLVVGLTWKQLFNRVNSMSQGE; encoded by the exons ATGAGAGAAGTTTGTGCTGCCAAAAATTGTGGTTGGGTGTATCAAAAGAACGTTCGGGTCAAAGTTTTCAG CTTCCCCATTGAAGATGAGGAGCTCAACCAAAAATGGAGAACTAACATGAAAGTGCCAGAAGATTTCAAACCCAGTCGTTCATCGCATCATGGTATCTGTGAACAACATTTTCTGAAGAAGTGTTTCTTTGACTTTGAGCAGGGCTCACGGCTGAAAGAAAAGGCAGTTCCCACATTATTGCAAGTTGGTCCAAAGAAGGTCTGGCGTAAAGTTGCT CCTGATTACGAAGCCTTGGGAGAGGAATCAGTGCCAACACCGGAAGAACTTCAGCCCCAGATACAGCACGACCACACTTATTTGGAAGGAGCCACTGAAGAGACACTCGCCGTCACACCATCCAAGAGAAAGCGGACCACGGTCAGTTATGCAGCCGAGGACCCGTCGGCCTACGTAGCCGAGATTGAAGAGTTAAAACGTCAAGTCCATTCCCAGAGTATCTTGATCAAGAGGTTGGAGGAGAAGGTCCGCAGGAGAGATTCGAGGAAATTGGATTTGGACTTTGCAATCGACAAACTGAAGTCGATTCTCCAGTGCTGCGAGTGCGGACTTAAGCCCTCCTCGGAAGGAGAATTGGCCAAGATGCTCAAGAGGAGCAAAGAAGACACGCCGGGGAAAAAGACCACCACGACCACCACGAGAGCCAGCCCTAACCAACCCACTCAGGTCGTCTGCAGGAATGATCTAGTCGTGGGACTCACATGGAAACAGCTCTTTAATAGAGTAAATAGCATGTCACAGGGGGAATGA